aaaaaagtcatatagtatgtcgaaaaaagtgataaaaaatcattaatatgtatgtcaaaaaaaaatttaacaatggTTTGTTGCAACATAGTACCTGCCCACTTTCCACCATTAATATACCTTAGACACTGAAGGAGGAAGTCATGCTGGACATTGCCACAGGTCAGAGTGGAACCCTGGGCCTCTGCGATGTGGAACGAACTTTAACAAATGTGCACGCCGTCTACCAACTAAACTACCCAGCCATTGCATGTTGCAATCAGTAacagcatagtatgtcaaaaaagccattaaaaagtagTATGTAAAATATAGTCataatacagtatgtcaaaaaagtgataaaaaaaagtcatagtatagtatgttgaaaaaagtgataaaaaaagtcaaagtatagtatgccaaTTAAAAAGTcttggtatgtcgaaaaaagtgatatacatacatacaaaatacgTACATCCAAAAGTCattgtatggtatgtcgaaaaaatgtcatagtatagtatgtcaaaaaagtgataaaaaagtcattaatATTTATGTCAAAAATATCAAACATAATTATGTTGCAAAAAGTCACAATATACTACCTGCCTACTTTCCGCCTTTAatacagcttagacatgaaagaggagagagagggggaagacatgaaGAACATAGCCACAGGTTCGAATTGAACCCTGGGCCTCTGCGATGAGGAATGAACCTCAACATACAATTGTTTGAAGCAATGAAATATGAGAACAGTATGTCACTTGATTGATTATTGCAACTGTTTCCTAACAGCATGcttattgttttaatgtttgaaGGTGAATCTCAACAAAGCACAGACACAACAGGACCATTAATCACTGCATCCCAGTCAGTTGGAAACTTCATGACTCTGCGGCTAAAAAAAGAAGTTGGCCTGTGGGAAATGAAAATGGTGTCAAATAATTCCTATACTCTCAAGGCCATAGGTGAGACCTCCTTGATtgaattaatgtaaaaaaataaatgtttaaattttaGAGCCGTCTTGTGTTGGTTTTGATATCAGAGTTTCCCTCTGGTACCAGTGTGTTCTCTTCCCTTTCCTTTCATCAAAGTTATAGACTAACAATTTCAAAATCTCAAATTGTCCAATACTTCactatttcttttcttctggctttttttatttgcaggTCAGAGTCCTATTGACTTCCTGTTTGACTTTGTGGAGGAAACGCAAGGCACATTCACAGGATATGATGCTCTTGACACACGTCCCAGAGCTGGTAAAGGAATAGATAGATTGATAACTTTATTAGTCTCCGCTGGGAAATTAAGGTGTCTTCGCAGCCAGGCACTTAAATATAGTTACAACATAAAACACTACTATTAATAcagtaaaatacaataaaatatgatACAGTCACAACACAATACAAATGCACTTAAAAAGGAGGGatacaatacaaatacagtGGGACTGCATAATGGATAATGTGCAGAGAGGACATAAGGCAAGTatataaatgtgtttgtgttttgtgcagGGGATGAGGGTCATGATCCATAAGTGCCCGCAGTTTTGCCTGCATTCTGTCTCTGACCACCTCCTCCACAGAAGCAAACTTAGTGCCAACCACACACTCAGCCTTTTTAAAGAGTTTGTTCTGTCTGTTCTGATCTCTTACTTTGATGCCGACACCCCAACACACCACATGAAAGAAGATAGTGCTTGCAACAACAGACTGATAAAATCTGTTAAGATGTGAATACTGTAACATCAACTAGACCGTCattattctttttctttaaaaggtgttaacgttagcttgttgGTGTCTTTAACGGGGAGTGACTCCGCCACGGTGACAGAAGTTACTCTGGTTGAATCATCGGGGTCAGAGGAGATTAAAGGAGTCGTGGAGCCACAGGGGAGCGGGAACTTCTTAGTTCATGTTGACAGGATACCGTCATTGGAGTTTGTGGTGCGGGTGAAGGGGCAGGATTACAGCGTTACCCCCAGAATTCCATCAATAGTCTTCCAAAGGCAGTCATCCATCAACTTCAGAGCCTCTAATCTGACTATTACTGTGAGTACCCGTCTCAGACTATCACTGTCACAGGTACAGTATCACATCAAACATGAGAGGAGATGCAGCAACTAAAATGTTCACTTTATAAAAAGAGGAGCATTTCATCCCCAACACTCTCTCTGTTTGGCTTTTgtcttaattgtaagtcgctttggataaaagcgtcagctaaatgacatgtaatgtaatgtaacgtaaTGTTTGACTCCCTCTTTAGGCTATTTCAAATAGCATCTTGGTACCAGGAACGCCATTCTCTGTGCCCTTTTCTGTGATGACTAATGGAGTAGGGGGAAACTTCACCATCCGCGCCACCAACAACCGGCGTTTTGACATAACATCTCCAACCAGTTTGTTCGTGGAAACTGCAAACAGTGCTAACAATACAGTAACCCTCTCAGCACCTCTTAACACCCCGTCTGGTACTGACGTCACCTTGACCATTGAGGCCGAGGCACCAGGGGGAGAAGATACAAACTATGTCGTGCTGCGTTTCTCCGTCGTTAACATGGTAATATTCTCACTGAAAATACAGTTATTTGCTTACTCTTTGTTTTACAGTTCTATCATTTTCTAGAAAGTTTACTGGAAATAAATATATGTGTTACTTATTATAGGGAATTAGCCTATAGGCTATGAATCTACTTGTTCTTCTCATAGGTGACTGACTTCACTCCGCCGGTGTGTCAGCTGCTCAGCCTGCAGTCTAACTGCTCTAACTGCTCTAAAAACTGCTCTGATAACTGCATCTCATCAAGGTGGGAGCTCTCTGTTCGTGTGACTGATGGGGCTGAAGGGACGGGTGTCGACCGCGTCAGCCTCAGACAGGGCAACGGGACGTTGAACACCAGCCTGGCTGCTGGTAACGAGAACATAACGCTGGTTTCCTACAGTTCGTCTTGCTGTTCGCCTAATATGGAGCTGCTGGTTGTGGATCGAGTGGGTAACGTCGAAACATGTTTCTACACTTCCTCTGTGTCCACCAGTGTAATTCAGTTGCCTCTTCTTTGTCTAAGCATATTAGTATCAGGACTCCATGTAGGCCTACTGGCATAACTGGGCATCCAGTGACTCCGCGTCAAAGTTGCAAATAGTTAACACTGCATTGATCTATTTTGTATGTCAACATTGAATCAATTGACTGTGTGCACTATGAAAAGGGTCACCTGTAGTGGCAAACGCACAGCTTTAAGTTGTACACTATACTTGCAATCTAAATGATGCAGCTTTACATCTCTGATTTCTTTTTCGCTTTTTCATCAACAGATTTTCTGTGCTATGTAACTGATTTATGTATCACTAGTTGCTTAGGCTTATTACTGCTGTTGCAAAGTCTGGTGCCTTTTGGGCTCTCCTTGCAGTTCAGTGAATTATTAATTTCTGTTTATTATTTAAGCTTAAAGTTATTGAACAGAGATATGATCACTGGAAAgaaattattatataaatacGCACAGCCTGGGATAGTTAAAGACCAACTGGCCTTATTTCTTATCAGGAAATAAACTTTGAAATGATGTGGCAACAAAATGAAGAGGCatacagttttaaaaaacactgtttttttattgttgtcatAATTTGTCTAATGTATAATCCTTTACAGAACACAGAACGTTTTGCTTTTCACATTTTGCTACAAATTCAACAATTTTTCTCCTGTTTCCTTTTatcactatttacattttgaaaagtTTTCAAAGAGTCTTTTAAATAAACTGGTAAGTGATTGTCTGAtatggagggtgtgtgtgtgtgtgtgtgtgtgtgtgtgtgtgtgtgtgtgtgtgtgtgtgttttatggtgatgtgtgtgtcttttactATGTAGTTTTGGGAGTATGTTGATGCAATTTACCAAAACCAAACCATTCCAGGCAGAAAGTCTTTTTCTGGCATTTGATAACAGTGGTGACTTTCTTTAGACCTTTAAAACAACTTGCACATGTCCCTCTAACCTACCACCCCCTTACTCCACTTTTGTAGGTGTG
This genomic interval from Perca flavescens isolate YP-PL-M2 chromosome 13, PFLA_1.0, whole genome shotgun sequence contains the following:
- the LOC114567292 gene encoding uncharacterized protein LOC114567292, which codes for MTNGVGGNFTIRATNNRRFDITSPTSLFVETANSANNTVTLSAPLNTPSGTDVTLTIEAEAPGGEDTNYVVLRFSVVNMVTDFTPPVCQLLSLQSNCSNCSKNCSDNCISSRWELSVRVTDGAEGTGVDRVSLRQGNGTLNTSLAAGNENITLVSYSSSCCSPNMELLVVDRVGNVETCFYTSSVSTSVIQLPLLCLSILVSGLHVGLLA